In a genomic window of Anser cygnoides isolate HZ-2024a breed goose chromosome 28, Taihu_goose_T2T_genome, whole genome shotgun sequence:
- the LOC136787155 gene encoding olfactory receptor 14A16-like: MSNSSSITEFLLLAFADTRELQLLHFALFLAIYLAALLGNSLILTAVACDHRLHTPMYFFLLNLALLDLGCISTTLPKAMANSLWDTRAISYQGCAAKVFLIVFLFSAEYSLLTIMSYDRYVAICKPLHYGSLLGGRACAQMAGAAWGSGVLYALLHTANTFSLPLCQGNAVDQFFCEIPQILKLSCTNSYFREAGLLTFSSVLFLGCFASIVLSYLQIFRAVLRMPSEQGRHKAFSTCLPHLFVVFLFLSTGMFAYLKPPSLSSLSLDLVVAVLYSVVPPIFNPFIYSMRNKELKCAIRKVITWIFLKIDTFLLFLHK, encoded by the coding sequence atgtccaacagcagctccatcaccgagttcctcctgctggcattcgcagacacgcgggagctgcagctcctgcacttcgcgctcttcctggccatctacctggctgccctcctgggcaacagcctcatcctcaccgccgtagcctgcgaccaccgcctccacacccccatgtacttcttcctcctcaacctcgccctcctcgacctgggctgcatctccaccactctccccaaagccatggccaattccctctgggacaccagggccatctcctatcaaggatgtgctgcaaAGGTCTTTCTGAttgtcttcttgttttcagcagagtattctcttctcaccatcatgtcctacgaccgctacgttgccatctgcaagcccctgcactatgggagcctcctgggcggcagagcttgtgcccagatggcaggagctgcctggggcagtggggttctctatgctctgctgcacactgccaatacattttccctgcccctctgccaaggcaatgctgtggatcagttcttctgtgaaatcccccagatcctcaagctctcctgcactAACTCCTACTTCAGGGAAGCTGGGCTTCTCACATTCAGTAGTGTTCTGTTCTTGGGGTGTTTTGCTTCCATTGTGCTCTCCTATTTGCAGATCTttagggccgtgctgaggatgccctctgagcaggggcggcacaaagccttttccacgtgcctccctcacctgtttgtggtctttctgtttctcagcactggcatgtttgcctacctgaagcccccctccctctcctctctatccctggatctggtggtggcagttctgtactcagtggtgccccCGATATTCAATCctttcatctacagcatgagaaacaaggagctcaagTGTGCTATCAGGAAAGTGATTACATGGATTTTTCTTAAGATTGAtacatttctcctctttctccacaagtga
- the LOC136787286 gene encoding olfactory receptor 14C36-like → MSNSSSITEFLLLPFADTRELQLLHFALFLGIYLAAVLGNSLILTAVACDHRLHTPMYFFLLNLALLDLGCISTTLPKAMANSLWDTRAISYAGCAAQVFLFVFFIGTEFSVLTIMSYDRYVAICKPLHYGSLLGSRACAQMAAAAWGSGVLYALLHTASTFSLPLCQGNALNQFFCEIPQILKLSCTDAYLREVWVLLFSACLTSGCFVFIVFSYVQIFRAVLRMPSEQGWHKAFSTCLPHLAVVSLFLSTAIFAHLKPPSISSPSSDLVVAVLYSVMPPTLNPLIYSMRSQELKGAIKQMISWIFLSSDRFSLFLHK, encoded by the coding sequence atgtccaacagcagctccatcaccgagttcctcctcctgccattcgcagacacgcgggagctgcagctcctgcacttcgcactcttcctgggcatctacctggctgccgTCCTGGGCAacagcctcatcctcaccgccgtagcctgcgaccaccgcctccacacccccatgtacttcttcctcctcaacctcgccctcctcgacctgggctgcatctccaccactctgcccaaagccatggccaattccctctgggacaccagggccatctcctatgcaggatgtgctgcccaggtctttttgtttgtcttctttattggaactgaattttcagttctcaccatcatgtcctatgaccgctacgttgccatctgcaagcccctgcactacgggagcctcctgggcagcagagcttgtgcccagatggcagcagctgcctggggcagtggggttctctatgctctgctgcacactgccagtacattttccctgcccctctgccaaggcaatgccttgaaccagttcttctgtgaaattccccagATTCTCAAGCTCTCCTGTACAGATGCCTATCTCAGGGAAGTTTGGGTGCTTCTGTTTAGTGCTTGTTTGACATctggatgttttgttttcattgttttttcctacgtgcagatcttcagggccgtgctaaggatgccctctgagcagggatggcacaaagccttttccacgtgcctccctcacctggctgtggtctctctttttctcagcacagccatTTTTGCCCACCtaaagcccccctccatctcctccccgtCCTCtgacctggtggtggcagttctgtactcggtcATGCCCCCAacactgaaccccctcatctacagcatgagaagcCAGGAGCTCAAGGGTGCCATTAAACAAATGATTTCATGGATCTTTCTGAGTAGTGATAGATTTTCCCTCTTTCTACACAAGTGA
- the LOC136787154 gene encoding olfactory receptor 14A16-like, protein MPNSSSITEFLLLPFADTRELQLLHFALFLAIYLAALLGNGLILTAVACDHRLHTPIYFFLLNLTLLDLGCISTTLPKAMANSLWDTKDISYQGCASQVLFLISFFDAEYSLITIMACDRYVAICKPLHYGTLLGSRACAQMAAAAWGSGFLHGVLNMANTFSLPLCQGNAVDQFFCEIPQILKLSCSDSDYHREHAVIGFSLCVFFCCFVFILLSYVQIFRAVFRMPSEHGRHKASSTCLPHLDVVSLFLSTIMFAHLKPTSISSQSLDLVVSFLYSVVPPTVNPLIYSMRNQELKDTVRKLSENFPYE, encoded by the coding sequence ATGCctaacagcagctccatcaccgagttcctcctcctgccattcgcagacacgcgggagctgcagctcctgcacttcgcgctcttcctggccatctacctggctgccctcctgggcaacggcctcatcctcacagccgtAGCCTgtgaccaccgcctccacacccccatatacttcttcctcctcaacctcaccctcctcgacctgggctgcatctccaccactctgcccaaagccatggccaactCCCTATGGGACACCAAGGacatctcctatcaaggatgtgcaTCTCAAGTCCTTTTTCTAATCTCGTTCTTTGATGCAGAGTATTCCCTCATCACCATCATGGCATGCGACCGCTACGtagccatctgcaagcccctgcactacgggaccctcctgggcagcagagcttgtgcccagatggcagcagctgcctggggcagtggctttctccatggTGTCCTGAACAtggccaatacattttccctgcccctctgccaaggcaatgctgtggatcagttcttctgtgaaatcccccagattcTCAAGCTTTCCTGCTCAGACTCAGACTACCACAGGGAACATGCAGTTATTGGTTTTAGCCTTTGtgtattcttttgttgttttgttttcattttgttgtcgtatgtgcagatcttcagggcggTGTtcaggatgccctctgagcatggccggcacaaagcctcttccacgtgcctccctcacctggacgtggtctccctctttctcagcaCAATCATGTTTGCCCACCTAAAGCccaccagcatctcctcccAATCCTTGGACCTggtggtgtcatttctgtactcggtggtgcctccaacagtgaaccccctcatctacagcatgaggaaccaggagctgaaggaTACAGTGAGGAAACTCTCTGAAAATTTTCCATATGAGTAA